One Rhipicephalus microplus isolate Deutch F79 chromosome 4, USDA_Rmic, whole genome shotgun sequence genomic window carries:
- the LOC142814361 gene encoding aminopeptidase N-like: MLGENPLINVDLKKGLALVRMVEAFLSNNSFRKGLSEFLQSYRYERIHEDDVWRALEKAENMSGSPMDLTSVMHSWTRQDGYPLVTVKRFYASGTAKVSQCRYFFNEPRLESSNVWHIPITFSNGGPFSQFKDHSPVVWLSKPDGKLTDVPSNTSWLLLNLKAKGFYRVNYDKRNWMMLIEQLKKDHTAIPHQNRAQMLSDIYDLARSGALQMSLAFSASRYLTKEREFLPWKAVFNAWKGIENLLSGTNIFPSWKAFVVRLITPAYTALNWEEKPTDDVQKTFLYH, encoded by the exons ATGCTCGGCGAAAACCCTCTGATCAACGTCGATCTCAAGAAG GGACTCGCTCTGGTGCGGATGGTAGAGGCGTTCTTGAGCAACAACAGCTTCCGTAAAGGACTGAGC GAGTTCCTCCAGTCGTACAGGTATGAACGCATACACGAGGACGACGTGTGGAGGGCATTGGAGAAG GCCGAAAACATGTCGGGCAGTCCCATGGACCTGACCTCGGTGATGCATTCGTGGACGAGGCAAGATGGCTACCCTTTGGTGACAGTCAAACGATTCTACGCTTCGGGCACTGCAAAGGTCTCCCAGTGCCGCTACTTCTTCAACGAACCACGTTTGGAAAGCAG CAATGTGTGGCACATTCCGATCACGTTTTCCAACGGCGGCCCATTCTCGCAATTCAAGGACCACTCTCCGGTCGTGTGGCTTTCAAAGCCTGATG GCAAGTTGACTGATGTTCCTTCTAACACGTCATGGCTGTTGCTCAACCTGAAAGCCAAGGGCTTCTACCGCGTCAACTATGACAAAAGAAACTGGATGATGCTTATCGAACAACTGAAGAAGGACCACACG GCCATACCACACCAAAATAGGGCGCAAATGCTCAGCGACATCTACGACCTGGCCCG GTCGGGTGCACTTCAGATGAGCCTAGCCTTCTCTGCCAGTCGCTATCTGACAAAGGAAAGAGAGTTTCTGCCGTGGAAAGCAGTCTTCAATGCCTGGAAAGGCATCGAGAATCTTCTGTCGGGCACCAACATATTCCCGTCCTGGAAG GCGTTTGTCGTACGTCTCATCACCCCGGCTTACACGGCACTAAACTGGGAGGAGAAGCCTACAgacgatgttcagaaaac CTTCCTGTATCACTAG